The nucleotide sequence CAAGTCATCATTTCATCAAATTTTAAAAGCGTATTTTGAAGCAAATTTCAAACAAAGAAAAAGATATAATGATGCAAATGCATTTTATCAAGTCGCCATAGACGTATTGAAAAATCAACTAAATAAAGATGTTAGCGTGCAAGATATCGTAGATTACGCCAAAAGCGACGCAGGCAAAAAACAGATACAAAGATTTGATGATGGATTTGAAGTAGCAAAGCTAAATGGAACCCCGGCTTTTATCATCAAGGGAAAATATCTAATAAATTTAGAAAAGATAGGTAGCGCAGAAGAGCTAGTAGAGGTGATTAGCGAGATAGTCAAACTGGATTAACTGGAATTTGGCTTAAATTTAAATATTAGTTTTATATTTATTATGTTATAATTTGCGCTAATTTTTATTAGCAAGGATTATAATATTATGACTTTTTCGAATGTGGCTCAGGATCTTGCTATAAAATATGCGGATTTTACTATGCAAAGATCGCTATATAATGGGCTAAATATCGATATATTACAAAATAATCTACCAAAAACAGCAGACGCAAACAAAACGTATATGCTTTACGCACATGTGCCGTTTTGTCATACATTTTGTCCGTTTTGCTCGTTTCATAAGTACAATTACGATGAGAGTGCAGCTAAAAAATACTTTTATAGCTTGAGGCTTGAAATGGAGCAGATCAAAGAAGCCGGATTTGACTTTCATTCTATGTATGTGGGTGGTGGAACAACTCTTATAAATGAAGATGAGCTCTTAAAAACGCTTGAACACGCAAAAAAACTATTTAATATAAACGAAATTTCTTGCGAAACAGATCCAAATCACATAGAACCTAGCAATCTAAAACGCTTCTTAGGACTTATAGACAGGCTTAGCATAGGAGTTCAAAGCTTCAATGACGAAATACTAAAAAAAGTAGCCAGATACTCTAAATTCGGCTCAAAAGATCTACTCATAGAAAAACTATCAAAAGCAGTTGGCATACTTCCTATTACCAGCATAGATCTGATATTTAACTTTCCATTTCAAACTAAAGACGAGCTGCTTTACGATATACAAACAGCCATTGCCATAGACAGCGAACAAGTTACGTTTTATCCACTTATGAAATCAAATATAACAAAAGATAAAATCGCAGCTAGCTTAGGTTATAGTAACGAAGATAATGAACGTGAATTTTATGAGATAATATGCTCTAAATTTAAAAATTACTATCAAAATAATGCTTGGTCATTTTCTAAACAAAGCTCAAATTTAAAAGATGAATACGTCGGCACAGGCAACCAGTACGTAGGCGTAGGAAGCGGTGCTTTTAGTTTTTTAAACGGTGAGCTTTTCATAAATGCTTTTAACCTTGATGAGTATAGCAAACGAGTAAATGCCAACAGAAGCGCTACCATAGCAAAATGCAAATTTAAAAAAAGAGATAAAATAAGATATCTCTTTTTAACTCAACTTTTTGATGGCAAGATAGATATCGATAAATTTAACCTCGAAAATGGAGTAAATTTAAAACTTGATTTATACTTGGAAATAACGCTTTTAAAAGCTACAAATGCTATCAAAATAATAGATAAAGAGATAGTTTTAACTGATTTTGGAAGATATCTATGTGTAGTTTTGATGAAGGAGTTTTACATCGGTATGGACAAAGTAAGAGCTACTTTTAGAGACGATGCTAAGATAAAATATAAAAAACGTTTAAGAATTATGGATAAGCAATGAGCATAAAATAGCAATTAAAATTTGAAAAAACCTTTTAAAAGCTATTTTAAAAATTTAAACTAGTAAGCAAGAGTAGTTGAACTTAAATAGACAAAATGGAGTATTAATTAAATTTATACTATTTGTTTTATCCATAATGTAATATGATAAATCTATAAAAGTCCTACTCTTTTATCCTCATCAAATGCTGAACTAATCTCTCGTTTTATCTCATTTTCAAATATCTTCATAGTAAAAACTCCATCTTCGCTTATAGCTGTTTTAAGCGCGGCGTTTTTAAGTACAAGCATTATCTGCGCACCGCTAAGTGCATGTTTCGCAAGTTTTTCTATGTTAAATCCACTTTCAAAACTACCGTTTTGCGGAAGTACTCTTTTCCAAATTTCAAGTCTAGCTTTAAAATCAGGCTTTTTAAACTCAATCTTATAATCAAATCTCCTTGAAAAAGCGTGATCCAAACTCTGCATAAAATTCGTAGTCGCTATAAGAACGCCTTCAAATTTTTCTATCTGCTCTAAAAATATATTTTGCATTTGATTATGCATTTTATCGCTTCCTGAGCTAGTTTCTATACGAGTAGAGAGAAACTGATCAGCTTCATTTAGCAACAAAACAGGTTCTGTTTTAGTCTTTGAGCAAATTTCTTTATACGTATCAAATATCTTTCGTACATTTTGCTCACTCTCACCGACATATTTACTTAAAATTTTAGAACAATCAAAGCTTAGAATTTGCTTTTTAAGACTTTTAGCAAGACTTAAAGCACTCATCGTCTTTCCAGTGCCAGGACTTCCGTAAAAAATGACTTTTACTTGAGCGCTTTTTCTTGATTTGATGCCCCAAGTATTTAGTCTAGTTAGTACTTTTTTATCTACTTGTTTTAATATATCATCTAAAAGCTCTTTGGTTTGCTCATTTAAAACAACGTCGCTTAGGTCGCTATTTGGCTCTATAAGCTCAAATATCTCACTCTCTTTAACCAGAGTTTCTAGTTTTAATTTTTTTGTTTTTTTGGAATTTTGAGGGTGCATTATAAGCTGCAAAATCTCTTCAGTGATAAAAAAACTCCTGCTCACGCTACCAAACGCATTTAATACCTCATCATAATCTATAAGTCCGCTTTCAAGCAAATTTGACCCATCTTCAAGCAAACTTCTGCTTTTCATACGCTCCATATCGTCTTTGCTAACTAGGCTTATAAGAGTATTTAAATCCCGCAAAGCCTCAAACTCTCCACTATACTCCTCTTTTAAAAGTGCTAGAAATATAACTTGCTCTTTTGAGTTTAAGCTATTTTCTTTAAATATCTGCTCACAGGCTAATGGAATTTTGCTTATTTTAAGGCGATGTTCTATGAGATTTTCTGTGATAGCTATCTTTTTATCGAGCTTTGCCTTTGAGTTTTGGCTGTGATTGCTAACTTTTTTTTGGTATAGTTCAATCCTTAAAAACTGATCCTTTAAATACTCCAAATGATCATTATAAGGCTCATTTGGCGGCACTTGACTAGGTGCTTTACCCTCTTCAAGCAACACTAAAAATAACTCGCTTAGCTCAACTTCTGTGTATAGCATACTAAGTCTGCTGGATTTTTGTTTCCCATTTTCTTTAAAAAATGAAAAGTTTTGTGAGATATATCCTAGATCAATTAGATTTTTTAAATTTGAGATATGATCCAAATATCCAAAATCCTTATCTGTAAAAACTGTATTTAACAGATCAAAAACACTCATCTGGCTAACGCCTTGGATAAAACTTCTTGTCATATATTTCAAAATTTCTAACTCGTCTTTGTCGCATTCTAGAATTTGAAATATCTCTGAGCTTTGATTATCGTTTAAAAAGTCTTTTAAATACTTCAACCTAATTTATCCTTTACTTTATCTTTTAAAACTCGCTTAAGTACTTTTCCAGCAGCATTCTTTGGAAGTTCATCTGCAAAATATATATGTTTTGGTATTTTAAAATTTGCCAAATGTTTCTTTAAAAACTCTTTTATCTTTATAGCGTCTATACTCATATCTTCTTTTAGCTGAACAAAAGCTATTACATCTTCATCTTCGCTCTCATCTTTTACGCCTATAACGGCGCAAGCTTCTATCTCTTCTAATCTATAAATTATCTCCTCTATCTCTCTTGGATAGATATTTTGTCCTTTTGATATGATAAGATCTTTTAAGCGATCAACTATATATAAAAATCCATCTTCATCAATTTTTCCAAGATCTCCGGTTCTTAACCAGCCATTTATTATGGTATCATCTGTAGCGCCTGGATTATTTAGATATCTTTGCATAACGTTATCGCCTTTTACGATTATCTCGCCGACTTCACCGATCTTTTTTTCCATCATTTCATCATCTACGATTTTTACATTATACTCAGTAAGAGGAAGCCCGACGCTTGAAATTTTTTTATGTTCTGGACGATTTACGCTTACTAAAGGACTACACTCGCTAAGCCCATAACCTTCTAAAAGCTGAGCGCGTGGGAAAATTTTTGCAAAATCATCGATAGTCTGTTTTGCAAGAGGTGCTGAACCGCACACAAAATATCTAATAGAATTAAACCACTTAAAATACCAAGGAATTTTAGCTTTTGCCATAGCCGAGTATATAGCAGGAACTCCTAAAAATACGCTTACACGTTTCAATAACGTCTGTTTTAGTACATTTGAAAATGGAAACACCGATTTTACTATCACAGCAGCGCTTGCACTAAATAGTGGCAAAAGAACCATCACAGTAAGAGTAAAACTATGAAACATCGGCAAATACACGATAAATCTATCTTTATTTGTGATAGTAAAAATTCTATTTATCCCAACTAAATTTGAAAAAACATTTTTGTAGCTTATAACTGCACCTTTTGGATGACCAGTTGTCCCTGAAGTATATATAATACTAGCGATATCATCTATGCTCACATTTTGATTGATTTTGTATGGCGAAAACTCTTCATATGAAGAAAATGAAATGTATTTGTCGTTTAAATTTTCATATTCGCCGATAACTGCTATCTTGCGTAAATTTGTTTTACGCTCTAAACCTGAAATTTCCTCCAAATACGAATTTGATACGATAAGCATTTTTGCGTCGCAATCATTTAAAATATACTCAAACTCATTTTTCTTTAAAAATGTATTTATCGGTACAGCCACTGCGCCTATAGATGTTATCGCCAAAAATGCCACTATAAACTCGGGTGAGTTTGTAACTATCATAGCAACTCTATCTGCGTACGATACTGCGTTGCTTTGCAAAAAAGCCGCACACATATCAACTTTTTTTCTCAACTCTTCATAGCTGATCTTCTTTTTATCATCAAATATAGCTATGCTTTTTGGATGCTCGTTCGCTGAGTTTATGAGCATCTCATAATAATTGTTAAATTTGTATTCCATCACTAAAACCTATATTTTATACCGAAATTTAAAATCTGCGCATCTCCATTTGCCATCTCTCCAACTACATTATTAAAAGAAGCAACTTTATCTTCTTTATTTATATGTCTATCTTTTCTTTGCTGATATAAATAGCCGATTGCAAACTCAAGATCGTCTCTAAATTTATAATTAATACCAAGAGAATATATATACGCTCTAGTATCAGGTAGTTCAAAACCTATATAATTTACATTGCTAGGGCTTTCATCATATGCGAAACCGCCCATAAGTCTAAATTTATCATTCATATCCCACACCATACCAAATCTATATGTGTTTGAATCTTTCCATTTTTTCTCTACTGGATGATCGAAAACTTCCTCAGAAGGAACTCTAGTCGCGTAATTAAAATTAAAACTTACTAACTCCGACCAGAAACTTCTTTCAAAAGCAGCTAGAAAAGTTACATCTTTGACTTTGTAAGCCATAGCTAAATTCAAAGCCGCAGGTAGAGGAATTTGCACATCAACAGAGCCGTTATAAAATCCGTTAAATCCGGCTAAAGCAGATAGATTAGGAGTAGTTTTTGAAACTATATTCGCATCGCCTTCTAAATCCAGATTAACTTTTGATCTATAAGTAGCTGCAAAACTTAAATTTGAAAATGGTCTATAAGTAGCTGCAACGTTCCATCCAAAGCTTAAGTCATTGCCATCTATATGTCTATTTGCTTCTAACAAAAATGCATTAGATATCATTCCATAAGGATTTGTATCTACCTTGCCATAAGAATAGACAGCCCTTACTCCAGCTCCTATACTGATCTTATCATTAACTCTATAAGCTGCGCTAGGATTTATTTCAAATACTCTAAGAGAAAATAGTCTAGCCGTAGAAGCAGGATATTTATCTACCCATCTCATATCAAGCCCTGATGGAACAGCAAAGCTCAATCCAAAACGCCAATCTGGTATGTATTCTGGTGATACGAAGTTAAAAGTAGGTATTAAAAAATCCGCATTTTTAGACGAAACAGCGTAGTTATGTTCATTTGGAAATTGTGGATTAAACGTGCTTGAGCCAAGATGTATATATGAAAATGAATTTTCAAAATAGTGCCTACTATCTTCAAAATACATCATATTTGCAGGATTGTAATAAGCTGCGTCAGGACCAAAACTATAAGCTATGTTTGATGCGCTCAAAGCTACAGCGTCGCTACTTTGCTCTGGTATTTTATAACCAGCAGCATTTGCTAAACTTACGCAGCTTGCAAGCAACAAAGCTCTTTTTAAATTTATCATCAACTTCCTTTTATTAAATTTCTAAGAGCTATGATCTCATCAGCCCATATACTATTATCTATCGTTTCTAAAATAAGAGGTATCTCATCTATCCTTTTATCATTCATAATATTTTCAAATCCACTCCAGCCGATACAGCCTTTTCCAAGACTCTCGTGACGATCTTTGCGGCTTGCTAGATCGCATTTGCTATCATTTAAATGCATACCGCTAAGATACTCAAATCCAACTATTTTCCCAAATTCGTCCATAGTTTTTTCATAAGCACTTTTGCTCCTGATATCATATCCGCTGCAAAATAAATGACAAGTATCTATACAAACTCCGATACGATTTTTATCATAGCTATTTTTTATCAAATAGCTTAGATG is from Campylobacter fetus subsp. testudinum 03-427 and encodes:
- the hemN3 gene encoding oxygen-independent coproporphyrinogen III oxidase (Pfam match to PF04055.17 Radical_SAM), whose product is MTFSNVAQDLAIKYADFTMQRSLYNGLNIDILQNNLPKTADANKTYMLYAHVPFCHTFCPFCSFHKYNYDESAAKKYFYSLRLEMEQIKEAGFDFHSMYVGGGTTLINEDELLKTLEHAKKLFNINEISCETDPNHIEPSNLKRFLGLIDRLSIGVQSFNDEILKKVARYSKFGSKDLLIEKLSKAVGILPITSIDLIFNFPFQTKDELLYDIQTAIAIDSEQVTFYPLMKSNITKDKIAASLGYSNEDNEREFYEIICSKFKNYYQNNAWSFSKQSSNLKDEYVGTGNQYVGVGSGAFSFLNGELFINAFNLDEYSKRVNANRSATIAKCKFKKRDKIRYLFLTQLFDGKIDIDKFNLENGVNLKLDLYLEITLLKATNAIKIIDKEIVLTDFGRYLCVVLMKEFYIGMDKVRATFRDDAKIKYKKRLRIMDKQ
- a CDS encoding ATPase, AAA family (Pfam match to PF00004.25 AAA): MKYLKDFLNDNQSSEIFQILECDKDELEILKYMTRSFIQGVSQMSVFDLLNTVFTDKDFGYLDHISNLKNLIDLGYISQNFSFFKENGKQKSSRLSMLYTEVELSELFLVLLEEGKAPSQVPPNEPYNDHLEYLKDQFLRIELYQKKVSNHSQNSKAKLDKKIAITENLIEHRLKISKIPLACEQIFKENSLNSKEQVIFLALLKEEYSGEFEALRDLNTLISLVSKDDMERMKSRSLLEDGSNLLESGLIDYDEVLNAFGSVSRSFFITEEILQLIMHPQNSKKTKKLKLETLVKESEIFELIEPNSDLSDVVLNEQTKELLDDILKQVDKKVLTRLNTWGIKSRKSAQVKVIFYGSPGTGKTMSALSLAKSLKKQILSFDCSKILSKYVGESEQNVRKIFDTYKEICSKTKTEPVLLLNEADQFLSTRIETSSGSDKMHNQMQNIFLEQIEKFEGVLIATTNFMQSLDHAFSRRFDYKIEFKKPDFKARLEIWKRVLPQNGSFESGFNIEKLAKHALSGAQIMLVLKNAALKTAISEDGVFTMKIFENEIKREISSAFDEDKRVGLL
- a CDS encoding long-chain-fatty-acid--CoA ligase/synthetase (Pfam matches to PF00501.24 AMP-binding, and to PF13193.2 AMP-binding_C), encoding MEYKFNNYYEMLINSANEHPKSIAIFDDKKKISYEELRKKVDMCAAFLQSNAVSYADRVAMIVTNSPEFIVAFLAITSIGAVAVPINTFLKKNEFEYILNDCDAKMLIVSNSYLEEISGLERKTNLRKIAVIGEYENLNDKYISFSSYEEFSPYKINQNVSIDDIASIIYTSGTTGHPKGAVISYKNVFSNLVGINRIFTITNKDRFIVYLPMFHSFTLTVMVLLPLFSASAAVIVKSVFPFSNVLKQTLLKRVSVFLGVPAIYSAMAKAKIPWYFKWFNSIRYFVCGSAPLAKQTIDDFAKIFPRAQLLEGYGLSECSPLVSVNRPEHKKISSVGLPLTEYNVKIVDDEMMEKKIGEVGEIIVKGDNVMQRYLNNPGATDDTIINGWLRTGDLGKIDEDGFLYIVDRLKDLIISKGQNIYPREIEEIIYRLEEIEACAVIGVKDESEDEDVIAFVQLKEDMSIDAIKIKEFLKKHLANFKIPKHIYFADELPKNAAGKVLKRVLKDKVKDKLG
- a CDS encoding outer membrane transport protein (OMPP1/FadL/TodX family) (Pfam match to PF03349.12 Toluene_X); translation: MINLKRALLLASCVSLANAAGYKIPEQSSDAVALSASNIAYSFGPDAAYYNPANMMYFEDSRHYFENSFSYIHLGSSTFNPQFPNEHNYAVSSKNADFLIPTFNFVSPEYIPDWRFGLSFAVPSGLDMRWVDKYPASTARLFSLRVFEINPSAAYRVNDKISIGAGVRAVYSYGKVDTNPYGMISNAFLLEANRHIDGNDLSFGWNVAATYRPFSNLSFAATYRSKVNLDLEGDANIVSKTTPNLSALAGFNGFYNGSVDVQIPLPAALNLAMAYKVKDVTFLAAFERSFWSELVSFNFNYATRVPSEEVFDHPVEKKWKDSNTYRFGMVWDMNDKFRLMGGFAYDESPSNVNYIGFELPDTRAYIYSLGINYKFRDDLEFAIGYLYQQRKDRHINKEDKVASFNNVVGEMANGDAQILNFGIKYRF